A stretch of the Thunnus thynnus chromosome 7, fThuThy2.1, whole genome shotgun sequence genome encodes the following:
- the LOC137185642 gene encoding A disintegrin and metalloproteinase with thrombospondin motifs 8 — translation MCSTVCLIFLSLCVINTVLSTPFESEDIVPVRINGRISGRFWKRSEEQPRFVLSAFGKDLTLNLIPDTSFIAPSFTIQRIKARDFGVLRSASGAQPFRDADRQKLINQTEESEGQLRSCFYSGNVDYDQNSVVAVSLCSGIFGSFITEGKEYLIEPKLRGGLGPDSAEQLHVIKRRTFTKSHGVPLLFDHAAEESRAEKHNGESFTHSDSDAQRELRRRRFVSAPRFIETLVVADSTMTHFYGDEIKHYILTLMSMAAQLYKHPTIKNSVNMVVVKMLVVEDEEVGPEVSSNGGVALRNFCSWQQLFNPPSQRHPEHYDTAMLFTREDICGQKSCDTLGVADVGTMCDPKRSCSVIEDNGLQAAFTAAHELGHVLSMPHDDSKTCERLFGDLGRHYLMAPLFVSLNKTAPWSPCSALYITEFFDNGHGDCLLDVPESTMPLPRELPGTKYSLDQQCQQIFGEEFIHCPNTSDSDICSQLWCQEDGTSQCSTKNGSLPWADGTSCSLNGTCLHGVCMSTQEVMQPLVVVDGGWSSWGPWQQCSRTCGGGVEFSYRECTDPVPQNGGKYCEGQRVQYQSCNTQQCDSNDGKSFREEQCEKYNSPNYLDYNGNMKHWIPKYAGVSPRDRCKLFCRARGSSEFKVFESKVIDGTTCGPDTTSVCVQGQCVKAGCDQVIGSNKRVDKCGVCGGSGLTCRKITGSYNKATYGYSDIVTIPVGATNIDIKQRSHRGIKHDGNYLAIKRESGGYILNGNFSVSTVEQDIPVLGAVLKYSGSSTTLERIQSFMQLKEAITIQLLATAGDANPPKVKYTFFIPRDVTFNKSKEKKGTSPSLHMIHPFGVPDWVLGEWSECSKSCGSGWSRRNVECQDNAGFLSSQCDKDLKPVDIRPCGDLPCPIWQMGPWSACSRTCGQGERRRSIFCIDYTGKTVEPEKCDPNKIPEPVSGECLNQECL, via the exons ATGTGTTCCACTGTGTGTTTGATCTTTTTATCCCTGTGCGTAATCAACACAGTACTTTCTACTCCGTTTGAATCAGAGGATATTGTACCTGTTCGGATAAACGGAAGAATCAGCGGTCGCTTTTGGAAAAGAAGCGAGGAACAGCCGAGGTTTGTCCTCAGTGCATTTGGCAAGGACTTGACTCTAAATCTTATACCTGATACCAGCTTTATCGCGCCTTCCTTCACCATACAACGCATCAAAGCCAGAGATTTTGGCGTTTTACGCAGCGCTTCAGGTGCGCAACCTTTCCGGGACGCGGATCGCCAGAAATTAATCAACCAGACAGAGGAGAGTGAAGGACAGCTGAGAAGCTGCTTTTACTCGGGGAACGTAGATTACGATCAGAACTCGGTTGTGGCTGTCAGTTTGTGCTCTGGCATCTTTGGCTCCTTCATAACGGAGGGGAAAGAATATTTAATTGAGCCCAAACTTCGCGGCGGCCTGGGGCCTGACTCTGCCGAACAGCTGCATGTCATCAAGAGGAGGACATTCACCAAAAGCCACGGTGTTCCCCTCCTGTTTGATCACGCGGCGGAGGAAAGCCGAGCAGAGAAGCACAATGGGGAAAGTTTTACGCACAGCGACAGTGACGCACAGAGGGAACTTCGCCGGCGACGCTTTGTTTCCGCGCCACGGTTCATAGAGACCCTGGTGGTAGCAGACTCAACCATGACCCACTTCTATGGAGATGAAATAAAG CACTATATTCTGACCCTGATGTCGATGGCCGCCCAGCTCTACAAACACCCCACCATAAAGAACTCAGTGAACATGGTGGTGGTAAAGATGTTGGTGGTGGAGGACGAGGAAGTCGGCCCTGAGGTCTCCAGCAACGGAGGCGTGGCTCTTAGGAACTTCTGTTCATGGCAGCAGCTTTTCAACCCACCGAGCCAGAGACATCCAGAGCACTATGACACTGCTATGCTCTTCACCAGAGAG GAcatctgtggacaaaagagctgCGACACTTTGGGTGTGGCCGATGTCGGGACGATGTGCGATCCCAAAAGAAGCTGCTCTGTTATTGAGGACAACGGCCTGCAAGCTGCCTTCACAGCTGCACACGAGCTTG GCCATGTGTTGAGTATGCCTCATGACGACTCCAAGACCTGTGAGAGGCTGTTTGGGGATCTGGGAAGACACTACCTGATGGCTCCTCTGTTTGTCAGCCTCAACAAGACTGCACCTTGGTCTCCCTGCAGCgcgctctacatcacagagttCTTTGACAATGGACATG GGGACTGCCTGCTGGATGTCCCAGAGAGTACCATGCCGTTACCAAGAGAGCTGCCAGGCACCAAGTACAGCCTGGACCAACAGTGCCAGCAGATTTTTGGAGAGGAGTTTATCCACTGCCCCAACACTTCAGACAGTGATAtctgcagccagctgtggtGTCAAGAAGACGGGACGTCACAGTGCTCCACCAAGAACGGCAGCCTGCCTTGGGCTGACGGCACCTCCTGTAGCCTCAACGGGACCTGCCTCCACGGAGTGTGCATGTCGACCCAGGAGGTGATGCAGCCACTG GTGGTTGTGGACGGCGGCTGGAGCTCATGGGGACCATGGCAGCAGTGCTCCAGGACGTGTGGAGGTGGGGTGGAGTTCTCCTACAGGGAGTGTACAGATCCTGTGCCTCAGAACGGAGGGAAGTACTGTGAGGGACAGAGGGTTCAGTACCAGTCTTGCAACACACAGCAGTGTGACAGCAACGACG GAAAGAGTTTCAGAGAGGAGCAGTGTGAGAAGTACAACAGCCCCAACTACCTGGACTACAACGGAAACATGAAACATTGGATACCAAAGTACGCCGGAGTGTCTCCCAGAGACAGATGTAAACTGTTCTGCAGGGCCAGAGGCAGCAGTGAATTTAAGGTGTTTGAATCCAAG GTAATTGATGGGACGACCTGTGGTCCTGATACCACATCAGTGTGCGTCCAGGGCCAATGTGTGAAGGCAGGCTGCGACCAGGTGATTGGATCCAACAAGAGAGTGGATAAGTGTGGAGTGTGTGGAGGAAGTGGGCTCACCTGTAGAAAGATCACAGGCTCCTACAACAAGGCAAC CTATGGATACAGTGACATTGTCACAATTCCTGTTGGCGCAACTAACATTGACATCAAACAGCGGAGCCACAGAGGAATCAAACATGATGGGAACTATCTGGctataaagagagagagcggcGGTTACATCCTCAATGGTAACTTTTCTGTATCCACGGTGGAGCAGGACATTCCTGTGCTGGGCGCTGTGCTCAAGTACAGCGGCTCCTCCACCACTCTAGAGAGGATCCAGAGCTTCATGCAGCTGAAAGAGGCCATCACCATCCAACTTCTGGCCACTGCGGGGGATGCCAACCCTCCCAAGGTTAAATATACCTTTTTCATCCCTAGAGATGTGACTTTCAATAAATCCAAGGAGAAGAAGGGCACCTCACCATCTTTGCATATGATCCATCCGTTTGGCGTGCCTGACTGGGTGCTGGGGGAGTGGTCTGAGTGCTCCAAGAGTTGTGGCTCCGGATGGTCCAGGAGGAATGTCGAATGCCAAGACAACGCGGGCTTCCTCTCCAGCCAGTGTGACAAGGACCTGAAGCCCGTAGACATCAGGCCTTGCGGGGATCTGCCCTGCCCAATATGGCAAATGGGACCTTGGTCCGCCTGCTCACGAACTTGTGGCCAGGGGGAGCGCCGCCGCAGCATCTTCTGCATAGACTATACTGGGAAGACTGTTGAGCCAGAGAAGTGTGATCCGAACAAAATCCCAGAGCCAGTCTCTGGAGAGTGTCTCAACCAAGAGTGCTTATGA